One segment of Babesia bigemina genome assembly Bbig001, chromosome : II DNA contains the following:
- a CDS encoding actin-related, putative, whose amino-acid sequence MDAVAYAALPRVVLDNGSGNLKFSLASSKKPPTVMPNCIGQPKRKFTSQSFSADTSHSSPSDPLSYAEHGESIGDACYTLWEYFCLRPWADGLLYEPNRQRTIWNKIMGRPHIKINGVPANMLAIAPANAALCITEPNMAPGMCRQTLAELIFEDLGFSLAAIMSSQAASNWYYSVAKNPASGAASDAKLTAYPSASAAPASLPPDTACCLVVDCGFGSSHCVPFANGKPIQRAALRNGLAGSHLNAYLKNVSAIRTINLEFNELLVQHMKEEACYVSADFNLEMRAARQLRRIKGSSWLTHDYVLPTYGGKSKSHLHRHFNNHSVSAPPLLTDERRPVVERLARGATLTPEDLEAIVPQQSADHANGDQTAENNRADGQTNGDMQNTLEAANIIAEETAKEDKKANNHVVGLFNERFAIPELLFSPQDLRLNECGIAELALRSIALAPTCLQRYLAENVLLTGGSTKFPGFTERFYSELRAMLPADWNLQIYSAEDRALTAFYGARLYARDDTAFLETAVTRNFYLEHGGIYPHR is encoded by the coding sequence ATGGACGCCGTAGCTTACGCAGCGCTGCCGAGGGTGGTGCTCGACAACGGCTCCGGCAACCTGAAGTTCTCACTGGCCTCGAGCAAGAAGCCGCCGACGGTCATGCCGAACTGCATCGGCCAGCCGAAACGCAAGTTCACGTCACAGTCATTCAGCGCAGACACATCGCACAGCAGCCCCAGCGACCCTTTGTCATACGCGGAGCACGGGGAATCCATCGGAGACGCATGCTACACCCTGTGGGAGTACTTCTGTCTGAGGCCCTGGGCCGACGGGCTGCTGTACGAGCCCAACCGCCAACGCACCATATGGAACAAGATCATGGGCAGGCCTCATATCAAGATAAACGGAGTGCCGGCGAACATGCTCGCGATAGCGCCCGCGAATGCCGCGCTGTGCATCACGGAGCCAAACATGGCGCCGGGGATGTGCCGGCAGACCCTGGCGGAGCTCATATTTGAGGACCTGGGCTTCTCACTGGCAGCCATCATGTCATCGCAGGCTGCCAGTAACTGGTACTATTCGGTTGCGAAGAACCCTGCCTCTGGCGCGGCAAGCGATGCCAAGCTGACGGCTTACCCATCCGCTAGCGCCGCTCCGGCGTCGCTGCCGCCTGACACGGCGTGCTGCCTCGTTGTGGATTGCGGTTTCGGCAGTTCACATTGCGTGCCCTTCGCTAACGGGAAGCCGATACAGCGAGCGGCTCTGCGCAACGGACTGGCGGGCTCCCATCTCAACGCGTACCTCAAAAACGTATCGGCAATACGCACAATCAACCTCGAGTTCAACGAACTGCTCGTGCAGCACATGAAGGAGGAGGCGTGCTACGTGTCAGCGGACTTCAACCTGGAGATGAGAGCGGCGCGGCAGCTTCGGCGTATCAAGGGGAGCTCGTGGCTCACCCACGACTACGTATTACCCACGTACGGAGGAAAGAGCAAATCGCACTTGCACAGGCATTTCAACAATCACAGTGTGAGCGCGCCGCCGTTGTTGACAGACGAAAGGCGCCCTGTTGTAGAGAGACTCGCCAGAGGAGCTACTTTGACCCCGGAGGACCTTGAAGCGATCGTGCCACAGCAGTCGGCGGACCATGCTAATGGCGATCAAACGGCGGAAAACAATAGAGCTGACGGTCAAACTAATGGGGACATGCAAAATACATTGGAGGCTGCAAATATTATCGCGGAAGAAACGGCAAAGGAGGACAAGAAAGCCAACAACCATGTAGTTGGACTCTTCAACGAGCGTTTCGCAATTCCGGAACTGCTGTTCAGCCCCCAGGACCTGCGCCTGAATGAATGTGGCATTGCGGAGCTCGCGTTGCGCAGCATCGCCCTTGCTCCAACATGCCTGCAACGATACCTCGCCGAGAACGTGCTGCTAACGGGGGGAAGCACCAAATTCCCAGGGTTCACAGAGCGATTCTACAGCGAACTCAGGGCGATGCTGCCGGCTGATTGGAACCTACAAATATACTCCGCCGAAGATAGGGCCTTAACAGCCTTCTACGGCGCAAGGCTGTATGCACGCGATGACACCGCCTTCCTGGAAACGGCAGTCACGCGCAACTTCTACCTCGAACATGGCGGAATATACCCGCATCGGTAG